The following coding sequences are from one Bacillota bacterium window:
- a CDS encoding DUF4330 domain-containing protein — MHILDEKGKLFGLVNPFDLVVLLLVLAVAAGVYLKLRPGGESSEVAEIEVTVVAPFVRPTAAEALKAGDQLVGRGSFTDARIVDVRVEPGLIATTRADGTRLLTTDPYNKDVYATVRGKAAIGEPDLRLGGQEVRIGKEFYLKTQTVELKGEVTGIKILK, encoded by the coding sequence TTGCACATTCTTGACGAGAAAGGAAAGTTGTTCGGTCTCGTGAACCCCTTCGACCTGGTGGTGCTGCTGCTGGTGCTCGCGGTGGCGGCGGGGGTTTACTTGAAGCTGCGCCCGGGAGGGGAATCCAGCGAGGTGGCCGAGATTGAGGTAACCGTCGTGGCGCCCTTCGTCCGACCTACCGCAGCGGAGGCATTAAAGGCGGGAGACCAGCTGGTGGGGCGCGGCAGCTTTACAGACGCCCGGATCGTGGACGTCCGGGTAGAACCGGGGCTCATCGCAACCACCCGCGCCGACGGCACCCGCCTGCTCACAACAGACCCCTACAATAAGGATGTTTACGCCACGGTCCGGGGCAAGGCGGCGATCGGGGAACCCGACCTCCGCCTCGGGGGGCAGGAAGTGCGGATCGGAAAGGAGTTCTACCTGAAAACCCAGACGGTCGAACTCAAGGGAGAGGTGACAGGAATAAAGATCCTCAAGTAG
- the fabZ gene encoding 3-hydroxyacyl-ACP dehydratase FabZ, whose translation MDEQQVILGAREIQEILPHRYPFLLVDQIIELDEGKRVVGIKNVTINEPFFQGHFPGYPVMPGVLIVEAMAQVGAVALLRLPAYAGKLALFAGIDQVRFRHQVFPGDRLRIEVEILKIKGKLGKSCARAYVGTRLVAEGEFLFALAG comes from the coding sequence ATGGATGAGCAGCAGGTGATCCTGGGAGCTCGCGAGATTCAGGAGATTCTCCCCCACCGCTATCCCTTCTTGCTCGTGGACCAGATTATCGAACTGGACGAGGGAAAGCGGGTTGTGGGAATTAAAAATGTGACCATTAACGAGCCCTTTTTTCAGGGCCACTTTCCCGGCTACCCCGTGATGCCGGGTGTCCTCATTGTGGAGGCGATGGCGCAGGTGGGAGCGGTAGCCCTCTTGAGGCTTCCTGCTTACGCGGGGAAGCTGGCCCTTTTTGCCGGGATCGACCAGGTCCGCTTCCGGCACCAGGTGTTCCCCGGCGACCGGCTCCGGATCGAGGTGGAAATTTTAAAAATCAAAGGGAAGCTGGGAAAGAGCTGCGCCCGCGCCTACGTCGGGACGCGGCTCGTGGCGGAAGGAGAATTCCTCTTTGCCCTCGCCGGTTGA
- a CDS encoding MraY family glycosyltransferase, which produces MELDFKALGLLALAFGIPLGLTPFIRKLALLAGAVDRPGVRKIHSVPVPCWGGLGICLGFTAAVLLGVPLTRQIQGLLIGGMAILLLGLVDDWRGLSAWAKLAGQVAAACILVAFGITVDFVTNPLGGMIYLGAFSIPVTIAWVVGITNALNLVDGLDGLAAGVAAVSAGTVAVVAFGEGEAVVACCALLLAAAALGFLPHNFHPAKIFMGDGGSMFLGFMLASLAVLGLTKSATAFSLILPILILGIPIFDMIFAIIRRILRGQHIFAADRDHLHHRLLDLGLSHRQTVLVIYGVNFLLGGSAVLLTCLTTDQGVVVLFILIASVLLAANRLGLFSLSQPEPELEASAETSPGPPVSPGLSVPPGVPVPPAPAVPCGPGENRERNRKELGV; this is translated from the coding sequence ATGGAGCTCGATTTCAAGGCCCTCGGGCTGCTGGCTCTGGCGTTCGGCATCCCCCTGGGTTTGACTCCTTTCATCAGGAAGCTTGCGCTGCTGGCAGGGGCCGTCGACAGGCCCGGGGTACGGAAAATTCACAGCGTTCCGGTCCCCTGCTGGGGAGGCCTCGGGATCTGCCTGGGGTTCACGGCAGCGGTACTGCTCGGCGTGCCGCTCACCCGCCAGATCCAGGGTTTACTCATCGGGGGGATGGCGATCTTGCTGCTCGGGCTTGTTGACGACTGGCGGGGGCTTTCCGCCTGGGCGAAGCTGGCCGGGCAGGTCGCCGCCGCCTGCATCCTGGTCGCCTTTGGGATTACCGTGGACTTCGTCACCAACCCCCTGGGGGGGATGATTTACCTGGGCGCCTTCAGCATCCCTGTGACCATCGCCTGGGTGGTCGGAATTACGAACGCCCTCAACCTCGTCGATGGCCTGGACGGCCTGGCGGCGGGGGTTGCGGCGGTTTCCGCCGGGACCGTTGCAGTCGTCGCCTTCGGGGAGGGGGAGGCGGTGGTTGCCTGCTGCGCCCTTCTTCTGGCGGCTGCGGCGTTGGGATTTCTCCCCCACAATTTTCACCCCGCGAAGATTTTTATGGGGGACGGGGGCTCCATGTTTCTCGGGTTCATGCTGGCCTCTCTCGCAGTGCTCGGTCTTACGAAATCGGCGACGGCCTTTTCCCTGATCCTGCCGATCCTGATCCTGGGGATCCCGATCTTCGACATGATCTTCGCGATCATCCGCCGGATCTTAAGAGGGCAGCACATCTTCGCCGCCGACCGGGACCACCTCCACCACCGCCTCCTGGATCTGGGCCTGAGCCACCGGCAGACCGTCCTCGTAATCTACGGCGTCAACTTCCTGCTGGGAGGGAGTGCCGTCCTTCTCACCTGCCTGACGACAGATCAGGGGGTTGTGGTGCTCTTCATTCTGATTGCTTCTGTTCTGCTGGCGGCGAACCGGCTCGGTCTTTTCTCTCTTTCCCAACCGGAACCTGAACTTGAAGCATCAGCCGAAACATCACCCGGGCCGCCTGTTTCCCCCGGCCTGTCCGTACCACCCGGGGTGCCTGTTCCACCGGCGCCGGCCGTTCCGTGCGGGCCGGGCGAAAACCGGGAAAGAAACCGGAAGGAGCTGGGGGTATGA
- a CDS encoding SH3 domain-containing protein encodes MTIKRDAAIAGLVFLGIAAGFLLGSLFGANVFASGSEPGSPADPLVARSYVDEQVEAYISRLEKEVAALSERALKLEQALAQLQRQAEVELPSPSGGQAGTPSGGSSAGQSPGGQAPGSSTPAGTSPGGQTPGSQSSGGAKLLYIKPDNSYVNLRKGPGTNHEYLGRVERGNPACEPMTVLGQAGDWYQVRLPDGRTGWVAGWLVYTPG; translated from the coding sequence ATGACCATAAAACGAGACGCTGCAATTGCAGGCCTTGTTTTTTTGGGGATCGCGGCCGGGTTTCTTTTGGGGTCTCTTTTCGGAGCAAACGTCTTTGCCAGCGGCAGTGAACCCGGATCCCCCGCAGATCCGCTGGTGGCCCGCAGCTACGTGGACGAGCAGGTGGAGGCCTATATTTCCAGACTGGAAAAGGAGGTTGCCGCCCTGTCGGAGCGTGCCCTTAAACTGGAGCAGGCCCTCGCCCAACTCCAGCGCCAGGCGGAGGTCGAACTTCCGTCCCCGAGCGGCGGGCAGGCCGGAACGCCTTCCGGTGGTTCGAGTGCCGGGCAGAGTCCGGGCGGCCAGGCTCCTGGAAGTTCCACTCCTGCCGGCACCTCCCCCGGCGGACAAACCCCGGGCAGCCAGTCATCCGGGGGCGCGAAGCTCCTTTACATTAAACCGGATAACAGCTACGTGAACCTGAGGAAGGGCCCCGGCACCAACCACGAGTATTTAGGGAGAGTTGAGCGCGGCAACCCTGCCTGCGAACCGATGACGGTGCTCGGCCAGGCAGGGGACTGGTACCAGGTCCGCCTCCCCGACGGGCGCACCGGCTGGGTGGCGGGCTGGCTCGTCTATACCCCCGGGTAG
- a CDS encoding DUF2442 domain-containing protein translates to MDFGDGVETVLHELRSAYPVRDYYLILEFDESEYRVINLRPFLDGPVFEPLKNPAFFRQVRVDPDAGTVVWPNGADIDPDVLYAKSVPLVLPEEAGA, encoded by the coding sequence GTGGATTTTGGTGATGGAGTAGAAACAGTGCTGCATGAACTTCGAAGTGCCTACCCGGTAAGAGATTATTACCTGATCCTGGAGTTCGATGAAAGTGAATACCGGGTAATTAACTTGCGGCCCTTCCTGGACGGACCTGTTTTTGAACCTCTAAAAAATCCGGCGTTTTTCCGTCAGGTAAGGGTTGATCCAGATGCTGGCACCGTTGTTTGGCCCAATGGCGCCGACATCGATCCAGATGTGCTTTATGCGAAGAGTGTTCCACTGGTATTGCCAGAGGAAGCAGGAGCTTAG
- a CDS encoding S-layer homology domain-containing protein, protein MGILRTNRALLGNIALVVFLAFLVTLTFGVGSAAADTDKTVQVKDKSDVWQSDTATLRTNSAKTQVELTIKICPLTATEFQSIWFQIKDGVNVLKTVYARDTVYSSAYDNVYGTGYQLVYNWVYAFANILPHAFSLLVYQDSQQLETITLNVEAPPPEGGGGGGAAPAPTPPAQETPTGTAVVDTQAGTATLAVDETKVTAVLQDPAQNQLVLEIPTAAGIKEHAVQIPAAVLALAAEAGKPIVVQAPTGQITILPQALDVPALRELLKTGEKVQVTVAIKEAPEATQGNVALALARPENTGLNLVGPVLDLSVAAKVEGKEPVQVTSFNKALKLRLPYSEADLKGVPEAYLGVYRITGTTLAYVGGKVLAAEDAVEVELSSFSSYALMTYQVAFADTTNHWARQVIELMAAKHIVKGVGANRFTPDATVTRAEFATLLVRALGIAEAKPAAGRFRDVAPGAWYFGTVEAAAEAGLLKGYPDGTFRPAGKITRQEMAAMIVNALRYGGKDVAIGRQEIQQLLGPYTDAPSIGGWAVEAVAVAVREGIIKGRTATTIVPLAGATRAEATVLMKQVLSNLNRI, encoded by the coding sequence ATGGGTATACTTCGCACCAACCGCGCCCTCCTCGGCAACATCGCCCTCGTGGTTTTCCTCGCCTTCCTGGTAACGCTGACCTTCGGGGTTGGTTCTGCGGCAGCAGATACTGATAAAACTGTTCAAGTCAAGGATAAGTCGGATGTCTGGCAATCAGATACAGCAACTTTAAGAACCAACAGCGCAAAAACGCAGGTGGAGCTGACGATCAAAATATGTCCTCTTACAGCCACGGAGTTCCAAAGTATTTGGTTTCAAATTAAAGATGGAGTAAATGTCCTCAAAACGGTCTATGCGAGAGACACGGTATACAGCAGCGCCTATGATAACGTATATGGTACCGGATATCAACTGGTTTACAATTGGGTTTATGCATTCGCCAATATTTTGCCCCATGCTTTTAGTTTGTTGGTATACCAAGATAGCCAACAACTTGAAACGATCACTTTGAACGTGGAGGCACCACCACCTGAAGGCGGCGGGGGAGGCGGAGCAGCGCCAGCACCCACTCCACCCGCGCAGGAAACTCCCACCGGAACTGCCGTTGTAGACACGCAGGCGGGAACCGCGACCCTGGCCGTTGACGAGACCAAGGTGACGGCCGTTCTCCAGGACCCCGCGCAGAACCAGCTCGTTCTTGAGATCCCGACCGCAGCAGGAATCAAGGAACACGCCGTCCAGATCCCGGCGGCAGTGCTCGCCCTCGCGGCCGAAGCCGGGAAGCCCATCGTGGTCCAGGCGCCCACGGGACAGATCACCATTCTACCCCAGGCCCTTGACGTGCCTGCCCTCAGGGAACTCCTCAAGACCGGCGAAAAGGTCCAGGTGACCGTTGCCATCAAGGAGGCACCGGAGGCAACGCAGGGGAACGTTGCCCTGGCTTTGGCGCGCCCCGAGAACACGGGCCTGAACCTGGTGGGGCCGGTGCTGGACCTGAGCGTTGCGGCGAAGGTTGAGGGGAAGGAACCGGTCCAGGTCACGAGCTTCAACAAGGCCCTCAAGCTGCGCCTGCCGTACAGTGAGGCCGACCTCAAGGGCGTGCCCGAGGCTTACCTCGGCGTCTACCGGATCACCGGAACCACCCTCGCCTACGTGGGCGGTAAGGTCCTGGCAGCCGAGGACGCCGTTGAAGTCGAACTCTCCTCCTTCAGCTCTTACGCCCTGATGACGTACCAGGTCGCCTTTGCCGACACCACCAACCACTGGGCGCGCCAGGTGATCGAGCTGATGGCGGCGAAGCACATCGTCAAGGGAGTCGGCGCCAACCGCTTTACCCCGGATGCCACGGTGACGCGGGCGGAGTTCGCGACACTGCTCGTCAGGGCCCTGGGCATTGCCGAGGCGAAGCCTGCGGCCGGCAGGTTCAGGGACGTGGCGCCAGGTGCCTGGTACTTCGGCACCGTTGAGGCTGCGGCAGAGGCCGGCCTGCTCAAAGGCTATCCCGACGGCACCTTCCGTCCGGCAGGGAAGATCACGCGCCAGGAGATGGCGGCGATGATCGTCAATGCCCTCAGGTACGGCGGGAAGGATGTCGCCATCGGCAGACAGGAGATCCAGCAGCTCCTCGGCCCCTACACCGACGCTCCGAGCATCGGCGGCTGGGCGGTGGAGGCTGTGGCCGTTGCCGTCAGGGAAGGGATCATCAAGGGCCGCACGGCGACGACTATCGTGCCGCTGGCAGGCGCCACCCGGGCCGAGGCGACGGTGCTGATGAAGCAGGTGCTCTCCAACCTCAACCGTATCTAG
- a CDS encoding copper amine oxidase N-terminal domain-containing protein, giving the protein MAGKRISLGMWSCCLIFLFFLAFWLRGAWGVAVSPPVGVYLNEQQLWFDQPPVLEGGRVLVPLRVIFEALGASVTYDPAAKKITAVRGQDQIILTVGSLSAFKNDALVKLDVPPRIVGGRTLVPLRFVSEALGCEVDWNGAARKVSIKAPGLGGPEPPVFKDPLADQYFERVVLSKLIMGAQGPAGVVPGSVFTPADNLNIDFTVRAAAPLSLELTRRVVGDETNRIIFEDSVTVNRPGGNGFSFPNPGTPGRYRFEVCCGGKLVLSLPFVIENRG; this is encoded by the coding sequence ATGGCGGGCAAAAGAATTTCTTTGGGGATGTGGAGCTGCTGCCTGATTTTTCTGTTTTTCCTGGCTTTCTGGTTGCGTGGGGCTTGGGGAGTTGCTGTTTCGCCTCCGGTAGGCGTTTACCTTAATGAACAGCAGCTTTGGTTTGACCAGCCCCCGGTGCTGGAGGGCGGAAGAGTGCTGGTTCCCTTGCGGGTTATCTTTGAGGCCCTCGGCGCCTCCGTTACCTATGACCCCGCGGCGAAAAAGATCACTGCCGTGCGCGGACAGGACCAGATAATCCTCACTGTTGGCAGCCTGAGCGCTTTCAAGAACGACGCTCTCGTGAAGCTTGATGTACCGCCCAGGATCGTCGGCGGGCGAACCCTCGTGCCCTTGCGTTTTGTTTCAGAGGCGCTGGGCTGCGAGGTGGATTGGAATGGTGCGGCGAGAAAGGTGAGCATCAAGGCTCCCGGATTGGGAGGACCAGAGCCTCCTGTTTTTAAGGATCCCCTGGCTGACCAGTACTTTGAGCGGGTAGTTTTATCAAAGCTCATCATGGGAGCGCAGGGACCGGCAGGTGTTGTGCCTGGTTCGGTCTTTACACCTGCTGACAATCTGAATATCGACTTCACCGTGCGTGCTGCCGCGCCTCTCTCGCTTGAGTTGACGCGGCGGGTTGTGGGAGACGAAACCAACCGGATTATTTTTGAGGATTCGGTAACCGTCAACCGCCCTGGGGGCAACGGCTTTAGCTTCCCCAATCCCGGGACGCCGGGGCGTTACCGGTTTGAGGTTTGTTGCGGCGGAAAACTTGTCCTCAGCCTGCCCTTCGTGATCGAAAACAGAGGGTGA
- a CDS encoding LuxR C-terminal-related transcriptional regulator, whose product MERGSSPWRIGLAGAGIFAWLLTMPFYGPLLFRFYPEAGVWYGHTFAFSHAAGLVLGPWYQKWFGAKWLPPLMVIFILAAGATGACSPLPSFLGTGYFIVLGIGAAFLVLTWVQRLADLSEPLLPLGLTMAGSNILLQGANLPGIPLPFLKIYAFLLSVLCGLSFFLLSRLSVKPRFGSFRSDRSEDDWFSLLLFALAAYAGGGLVYRALTPTVNASPAGASLGAWPYIIAVAPLAFFARCVGRLTLIPWSLGLLGLGFSLWATGSKSLFLVLPAYAGVMIGLAGADLYYWLSLCQLTRQTGSMTPFAWGLAWNVFVIGFTGLLWDCGLISAGNSGLAGIIGAAILFCLIPLLTGGLSRDELFPSRQTSSLQANPLVSPKTVRAQEKRGEESGLPAGTQPGPQFTPAEQKVIELLLAGCPDRVIASTLFISPNTVKFHVRNILRKSDCQTRKEFCSRFASAFGITSEITGAVPQAAPALPPPTRDGTPPPEPPSQKAPTLQDPSGEQE is encoded by the coding sequence TTGGAGAGAGGATCTTCACCCTGGCGGATCGGTCTTGCAGGAGCCGGGATCTTTGCCTGGCTCTTGACGATGCCTTTTTACGGGCCGCTTCTTTTTCGCTTCTACCCTGAAGCGGGTGTCTGGTACGGTCACACCTTCGCCTTCAGCCACGCGGCAGGTCTCGTCCTCGGGCCCTGGTACCAGAAATGGTTTGGAGCAAAATGGCTCCCGCCCCTGATGGTTATTTTTATCCTGGCCGCCGGAGCGACAGGAGCTTGCTCCCCGCTCCCTTCCTTTCTGGGCACGGGATACTTTATCGTGCTCGGAATCGGAGCAGCGTTTCTGGTGCTCACCTGGGTGCAACGGCTCGCAGACCTGTCCGAACCCCTCCTTCCCCTGGGGCTGACGATGGCTGGAAGCAATATCCTGCTCCAGGGCGCGAACCTGCCCGGCATACCGCTGCCATTCTTGAAAATTTATGCCTTTCTTCTCAGTGTTCTCTGCGGCCTGAGCTTCTTTCTGCTCAGCCGCCTTTCCGTTAAACCCCGGTTCGGTTCTTTTCGGTCCGACAGAAGCGAGGATGACTGGTTTTCCCTACTTCTCTTCGCCCTGGCCGCCTATGCAGGCGGGGGGCTGGTTTACCGCGCCCTGACTCCGACCGTCAACGCCTCCCCGGCAGGCGCCTCCCTGGGGGCCTGGCCCTACATCATCGCGGTGGCCCCTTTAGCCTTTTTTGCGAGGTGCGTCGGGCGTCTGACGCTGATCCCCTGGTCCTTAGGTCTCCTCGGCTTGGGCTTCAGCCTGTGGGCAACGGGTTCAAAAAGCCTTTTTCTTGTCCTTCCGGCCTATGCAGGAGTAATGATCGGGCTCGCCGGAGCCGACCTGTACTACTGGCTGAGCCTCTGCCAGCTCACCCGGCAAACGGGGAGCATGACCCCCTTCGCCTGGGGTCTGGCCTGGAACGTTTTTGTGATCGGTTTCACAGGGCTGCTCTGGGACTGTGGGCTGATCAGCGCAGGGAATTCTGGCCTAGCCGGAATCATCGGCGCGGCAATCCTTTTCTGTCTCATTCCCCTGCTGACCGGGGGCTTATCCCGGGACGAGCTCTTTCCTTCCCGCCAAACCTCCAGCCTCCAAGCTAACCCCTTGGTTTCCCCAAAAACCGTTAGAGCGCAAGAAAAAAGAGGAGAAGAATCCGGACTCCCGGCCGGGACGCAGCCCGGGCCGCAATTCACCCCGGCAGAGCAAAAGGTGATCGAGCTCCTCCTTGCGGGGTGTCCGGACCGGGTGATTGCCAGCACCCTGTTCATCTCGCCCAACACGGTAAAGTTTCACGTCCGCAACATCTTGAGAAAAAGCGACTGCCAGACCCGGAAGGAGTTCTGCAGCCGCTTTGCATCCGCTTTCGGAATCACTTCCGAGATCACCGGAGCGGTGCCCCAAGCGGCGCCGGCCCTTCCCCCTCCCACCCGGGACGGCACGCCGCCGCCCGAACCGCCATCCCAAAAAGCTCCCACCCTCCAGGATCCCTCCGGAGAGCAAGAATGA